GCAGGCCGCGGCGGTTAAGTTTTTCCAGGCCGATGACGTCATATCGCAGCACCCCAAGTCCCTTCATCAGGCCAACAAAGCAACGGAATGTCAGCCGGATGACTTCTCGGGAAACCGCCACACGCAGGCGGTTTTTCCAAACAAATAGATTGAGTAACGGAAAGATCAGTACTCGCAGTACCAGCCCACCCAAGCCAAATGCCATGAAGCTGATGCCGGTGCCAAGCACTCGCCAATAGCGGCCTAACGTGTCAAGCATGACGGTGCCAGAACCAGGTATTACCGTATTCATCGGATTGCCGAAGCATTGCATCCTGACGTAGCAGGAAACGATGCGGTGCCAGTGAACCTGGGCAATCCGGTAGTAATTCGTTGTTGGTTACTATAGGCTCGGCGTGTAGGCTGAAATGATTGTCAGTACTTGCTTTGCCCAGCAACCATGCCCAGGCAAATGCTCGATCTGGTTCATCTGCAAAATGTCGGTAGGCATTGGGTAGTAGGCTGTCAGCCACAATCACCAATACATGGTCTGCTCTATCTTGCAGCAATCCACAGGCTTCTACGACGCCAGCAACACCTGATAGGGAGCCCCCAGCCAGTGCAGTGGCATTGGCAGTATCCTTGCGGGCAATTGAAAACAAGCCGC
The nucleotide sequence above comes from Chitinivorax sp. B. Encoded proteins:
- a CDS encoding beta-ketoacyl synthase chain length factor; protein product: MEPALHFSVIRHAAWAPGLDHLEAWQAWASGLLDMAAEGEPGLSAMAPMLRRRAGRLDRLACEVGYQVMSDETGIPVVFCSRHGAAERSLALLNELTLGQPLSPTAFGMSVHNATSGLFSIARKDTANATALAGGSLSGVAGVVEACGLLQDRADHVLVIVADSLLPNAYRHFADEPDRAFAWAWLLGKASTDNHFSLHAEPIVTNNELLPDCPGSLAPHRFLLRQDAMLRQSDEYGNTWFWHRHA